A part of Brassica rapa cultivar Chiifu-401-42 chromosome A05, CAAS_Brap_v3.01, whole genome shotgun sequence genomic DNA contains:
- the LOC103870630 gene encoding exopolygalacturonase clone GBGA483-like, producing MAGLRLKALFFVLLVVMAISIANAAKDLKEKDVGVQRNLHEDDKGDKKDDKGDKKEAPNKDDKKDDKKDDKKEEKEESVGSKVAKKVKGAAASVASAASNASAASAASAASVASAASGKIKGAVAPIGDKLGLKAPSGPSIDVKASGAKGDGKTDDTAAFMAVWKKAIEAATPTTITVPKGDYLVNELMLEGPSKCAITFDMHGNLKAPSAVTTRKPHSGWVNFRKLKDFKLIGNGAIFDGQGSVAWKVNDCKQTGKCNNLPINIRLTQLNNSIISGITSTNSKLFHMNIHQCTNVTLQDVHIDAPPESLNTDGIHVGKSVGVTIRGSKIKTGDDCISIGGGTENLLVEGVECGPGHGLSIGSLGKYPNEQPVKGITIRKCIIKHTDNGVRIKTWPGSPPGLVSGALFEDITMDNVSLPILVDQVYCPHGKCKSGPSKVQLENLSFKNIRGTSSTKIAVQLNCSPGCPCKNVALADINLVSTGKEGAAVSACSNVKPTVTGKMIPAACTEECKPEKK from the exons ATGGCGGGCTTGCGACTAAAGGCGTTGTTTTTTGTACTACTAGTGGTTATGGCCATCTCAATAGCAAACGCTGCCAAGGATCTCAAAGAAAAAGATGTTGGAGTCCAAAGAAACTTACATGAAGACGATAAAGGTGATAAAAAAGATGATAAGGGTGATAAAAAAGAGGCCCCTAATAAAGATGATAAAAAAGATGATAAGAAAGATGATAagaaagaggagaaagaagaatcaGTTGGTTCTAAAGTAGCCAAAAAAGTCAAAGGAGCTGCTGCATCTGTTGCATCAGCTGCATCCAATGCATCTGCTGCCTCAGCTGCATCTGCCGCTTCTGTTGCCTCTGCTGCATCAGGTAAAATCAAAGGAGCTGTTGCACCTATTGGTGATAAGTTGGGACTCAAAGCCCCAAGCGGTCCATCAATTGATGTTAAAGCATCTGGAGCTAAAGGAGACGGCAAAACCGATGACACTGCG GCATTTATGGCAGTATGGAAAAAAGCTATTGAAGCAGCAACACCAACAACGATTACAGTGCCAAAGGGTGACTACTTGGTAAACGAACTAATGCTCGAAGGTCCAAGCAAATGTGCTATCACTTTCGATATGCATGGCAATCTTAAGGCTCCATCTGCTGTCACCACCCGAAAACCACACAGTGGATGGGTTAATTTCAGAAAACTCAAGGATTTCAAATTGATTGGAAACGGAGCCATTTTTGACGGTCAAGGCTCAGTGGCTTGGAAGGTCAATGACTGCAAACAGACCGGCAAATGCAACAATCTCCCCATC AACATCCGACTTACGCAACTCAATAACTCGATAATTAGCGGCATAACATCAACAAACAGCAAGCTATTCCACATGAACATCCATCAATGCACCAACGTAACTCTTCAAGATGTTCATATTGACGCACCTCCTGAGAGTCTCAACACCGATGGTATCCACGTCGGAAAGTCCGTAGGTGTCACCATAAGAGGGTCAAAGATCAAAACCGGAGATGACTGCATTTCCATTGGAGGCGGTACTGAAAATTTACTTGTGGAGGGCGTAGAATGTGGACCAGGACACGGTCTTTCCATCGGAAGTCTTGGAAAGTACCCTAATGAGCAACCAGTGAAAGGAATCACCATTCGTAAATGCATCATCAAGCATACCGATAATGGTGTCCGTATCAAAACATGGCCTGGATCTCCCCCTGGTCTCGTCTCCGGCGCTCTTTTTGAAGATATCACCATGGATAATGTTAGCTTGCCCATTCTCGTCGACCAAGTGTACTGCCCTCATGGCAAATGCAAATCAGGG CCATCAAAGGTGCAGTTGGAGAACCTGAGCTTCAAGAACATTAGGGGCACATCATCAACAAAGATTGCTGTGCAACTAAACTGCAGCCCAGGCTGTCCTTGCAAGAATGTTGCTTTGGCTGACATAAACTTGGTCAGCACTGGTAAAGAGGGAGCAGCTGTCTCGGCATGTTCTAACGTCAAGCCTACTGTCACCGGGAAAATGATTCCAGCGGCTTGCACCGAAGAATGTAAACCGGAGAAAAAGTAA